In Georgenia soli, a genomic segment contains:
- the map gene encoding type I methionyl aminopeptidase, with product MLADRAPRGTLTKGTVSPLRTVPASIPRPEYVGRTGPERVTASDVKSPETVERIRRASRLAAQALEEVGRHVAPGVTTDELDRVGHEFLVDHGAYPSTLEYMGFPKSLCTSVNEVICHGIPDSTVLQEGDILNVDVTAYLDGVHGDLNAMFEVGEVDEESHLLVERTRTAMERGIRAVRPGREVNVIGRVIEAYARRFDYGVVRDFTGHGVGEAFHSGLVIPHYDSAPRYDDVMVPGMVFTIEPMLTLGDIDWEQWDDGWTVLTRDRSRTAQWEHTIVVTEDGAEILTLP from the coding sequence ATGCTCGCCGACCGCGCCCCCCGGGGCACCTTGACCAAGGGAACCGTCTCCCCCCTCCGCACCGTCCCGGCGTCGATCCCGCGGCCCGAGTACGTCGGGCGCACCGGTCCCGAGCGGGTCACGGCCTCCGACGTGAAGAGCCCGGAGACCGTCGAGCGCATCCGGCGCGCCTCCCGCCTCGCGGCCCAGGCCCTGGAGGAGGTCGGCCGGCACGTCGCCCCCGGGGTGACCACGGACGAGCTCGACCGGGTCGGGCACGAGTTCCTCGTCGACCACGGCGCCTACCCCTCCACGCTGGAGTACATGGGTTTCCCCAAGTCGCTGTGCACCTCCGTCAACGAGGTCATCTGCCACGGCATCCCCGACTCCACCGTGCTGCAGGAGGGCGACATCCTCAACGTCGACGTCACCGCCTACCTCGACGGCGTGCACGGCGACCTCAACGCCATGTTCGAGGTGGGTGAGGTCGACGAGGAGTCGCACCTGCTCGTCGAGCGGACCCGCACCGCGATGGAGCGCGGCATCAGGGCCGTGCGCCCGGGGCGCGAGGTCAACGTCATCGGCCGGGTGATCGAGGCCTACGCGCGCCGCTTCGACTACGGCGTGGTCCGGGACTTCACCGGTCACGGCGTGGGCGAGGCGTTCCACTCCGGCCTCGTGATCCCCCACTACGACTCGGCGCCCCGCTACGACGACGTCATGGTCCCCGGCATGGTCTTCACCATCGAGCCGATGCTCACGCTGGGCGACATCGACTGGGAGCAGTGGGACGACGGCTGGACCGTCCTCACCAGGGACCGCTCCCGCACCGCGCAGTGGGAGCACACCATCGTCGTCACCGAGGACGGCGCCGAGATCCTCACACTGCCCTGA
- the ppgK gene encoding polyphosphate--glucose phosphotransferase, with protein MTHPAAPAVGFGIDIGGSGIKGAPVDLATGELTAERVRIPTPSPSLPRAVAETVAELVARFDLPDPAPIGLTFPAPIKHGVVPFIANLDKSWTGIDVPALMSEAIGREVVAVNDADAAGVAEVAFGAARGVPGVVLVTTLGTGIGSALIVDGTLVPNTELGHLEIDGHDAEDRAASSVKESEGLSWEDWAQRLQRFYETVEMLFSPELIVVGGGVSKKHEKFLPLLRTTAPVVPAALRNTAGIVGAAHLAAHGHR; from the coding sequence ATGACCCACCCCGCCGCGCCCGCCGTCGGTTTCGGCATCGACATCGGAGGCTCGGGCATCAAGGGAGCGCCCGTGGACCTGGCCACCGGCGAGCTCACCGCCGAGCGGGTGCGCATCCCCACCCCGAGCCCCTCGCTGCCGCGCGCCGTGGCCGAGACCGTCGCGGAGCTGGTGGCCCGGTTCGACCTCCCGGACCCGGCGCCGATCGGCCTCACCTTCCCCGCCCCCATCAAGCACGGGGTGGTGCCCTTCATCGCGAACCTCGACAAGTCGTGGACGGGCATCGACGTCCCCGCCCTCATGTCCGAGGCGATCGGGCGCGAGGTGGTCGCCGTCAACGACGCCGACGCGGCCGGCGTCGCCGAGGTCGCGTTCGGGGCCGCACGCGGCGTGCCCGGCGTCGTCCTCGTGACCACCCTCGGCACCGGTATCGGCTCGGCCCTGATCGTCGACGGCACGCTCGTGCCCAACACCGAGCTCGGCCACCTCGAGATCGACGGTCACGACGCCGAGGACCGCGCCGCCTCCTCCGTGAAGGAGAGCGAGGGGCTCAGCTGGGAGGACTGGGCCCAGCGGCTCCAGCGGTTCTACGAGACCGTCGAGATGCTCTTCTCCCCCGAGCTCATCGTGGTGGGCGGCGGGGTGAGCAAGAAGCACGAGAAGTTCCTGCCCCTGCTGCGCACGACCGCCCCCGTCGTGCCCGCCGCGCTGCGCAACACCGCGGGCATCGTGGGCGCCGCCCACCTCGCCGCGCACGGCCACCGGT